One stretch of Paenibacillus sp. FSL R5-0341 DNA includes these proteins:
- a CDS encoding ABC transporter permease subunit codes for MRSNYKQFIRNVPLHLMILPGLLIIIVFGYIPMAGLSIAFQNFSPIAGFKNMNWVGLDNFRYLFDLPGFSQVVWNTVFISTMKIVSGLVIPVLVALLLNEVRKTGFKRTIQTVIYMPHFFSWVILAGIIVDVLSPSTGIVNMLLKAVGIDPIQFLASNEWFPYILVITDQWKEFGFGTIIYLAALTNIDKSLYEASVMDGAGRWKQTWHITLPGIRPIVILMVTLSLGNVLNGGFDQVFNLYNPLVYESGDILDTMIYRIGLQDAQYSVSTALGLIKSVVSFIFIGLGYFLAYRFANYRIF; via the coding sequence ATGCGTTCCAACTACAAACAATTTATCCGAAACGTTCCGCTTCATCTCATGATTCTGCCTGGACTGCTCATTATTATTGTATTCGGTTACATTCCGATGGCGGGACTTTCTATTGCCTTTCAGAATTTCTCTCCCATTGCCGGATTCAAAAATATGAATTGGGTGGGTTTGGACAATTTCAGGTACCTGTTCGATCTACCGGGATTCTCGCAGGTTGTATGGAATACGGTATTTATATCGACGATGAAAATTGTTTCCGGCTTGGTAATTCCGGTACTTGTAGCCTTATTGCTCAATGAGGTTCGCAAGACAGGTTTTAAACGAACGATTCAGACCGTAATCTATATGCCTCACTTTTTCTCATGGGTTATTCTGGCGGGAATCATCGTGGATGTGTTATCTCCAAGCACCGGGATCGTTAATATGTTGTTGAAAGCTGTGGGGATTGACCCGATTCAATTTCTGGCCAGTAATGAGTGGTTCCCTTACATACTTGTTATTACAGATCAATGGAAAGAATTCGGATTTGGTACGATTATCTATCTCGCTGCCCTAACTAATATTGATAAGTCTCTGTATGAGGCCTCTGTTATGGATGGTGCAGGAAGATGGAAACAGACATGGCATATTACACTGCCAGGCATTCGCCCGATCGTAATTTTGATGGTAACGCTTAGTCTGGGTAACGTACTCAACGGCGGCTTTGACCAAGTGTTCAACCTCTATAATCCATTGGTATATGAATCAGGAGATATTCTGGATACGATGATCTACCGAATCGGCTTGCAGGATGCACAGTATTCTGTATCGACAGCGTTGGGTCTAATCAAATCTGTCGTTTCCTTCATTTTTATCGGACTTGGTTATTTCTTGGCCTATCGGTTTGCGAATTATCGGATATTCTAG
- a CDS encoding carbohydrate ABC transporter permease: MHHASRAYRWFLGFNYVILTILALLCLFPIVNILAISFSSSDAVKAGSVTFWPVDFTLSSYQYILENQQFLNSFGTSLLRVVLGVTTNLIFTILVAYPLSKEAAKFRSRTFYAWLFVFTMLFSGGLIPGYLVVKEAGLLDSIWALILPGAVPIFNVLLMLNFFRGLPKELEEASWMDGAGHFRTLWSIYLPISLPSIATITLFAMVGHWNAWFDGMIYMKSPEGYPLATYLQSMLQQVTMIQSEMMTLEDATLLSQVSDRTTQASQIFLSVIPILLVYPFLQRYFVHGLVVGSVKG; the protein is encoded by the coding sequence ATGCACCACGCTTCAAGAGCCTATCGGTGGTTCCTAGGGTTTAACTACGTCATCCTGACGATTCTTGCCTTGTTATGCCTGTTCCCGATTGTGAATATATTAGCGATTTCCTTTAGTTCGAGTGATGCGGTCAAAGCGGGGAGTGTCACATTCTGGCCTGTGGATTTTACATTGTCCTCCTATCAATACATTCTGGAAAATCAGCAGTTCCTGAACTCTTTCGGCACGAGCCTTCTTCGTGTAGTTCTGGGGGTTACGACCAATCTGATCTTTACGATTCTGGTAGCTTATCCGCTCTCCAAAGAGGCTGCGAAATTCCGTTCAAGAACGTTCTATGCCTGGCTTTTTGTATTCACCATGCTGTTCAGTGGAGGATTGATCCCGGGTTATCTGGTGGTTAAGGAAGCGGGGCTGTTGGATTCCATCTGGGCTCTGATTCTGCCGGGTGCCGTTCCGATCTTTAATGTGCTCCTTATGCTCAACTTCTTCAGAGGTTTGCCGAAGGAGCTTGAAGAAGCCTCCTGGATGGATGGGGCAGGACATTTTCGCACACTATGGAGCATTTATCTTCCGATCTCTCTACCAAGTATCGCAACCATTACGTTGTTCGCCATGGTAGGACACTGGAACGCCTGGTTCGATGGCATGATCTACATGAAGAGTCCAGAAGGCTATCCGCTCGCTACGTATCTTCAGTCCATGTTACAGCAGGTGACGATGATCCAGAGCGAGATGATGACGCTGGAGGATGCGACGCTCTTAAGTCAGGTATCGGATAGAACGACTCAAGCTTCCCAGATCTTTTTGTCCGTTATTCCGATCCTGCTCGTGTATCCGTTCCTGCAGCGGTATTTCGTCCATGGGCTTGTTGTCGGCAGTGTAAAGGGATAA
- a CDS encoding histidine kinase codes for MRFIRGRWRESSIVVKLMIAFVLVILPLYGISIMITQVSSKQMQTEVEKAHESKLYFYHNHLQFELERMSALVTEFSFDEPMSTLSTRAAIMSRYEVTSSLNNIHNKLSQIMVTSPYISDVVYYVPALHKRVSAADGIRDVEDTEWKNLLATMGNLNGELSHSNKDLYFLKSNPYNMNHEEPPNFILGIRLSAEELKHRLQQLSETGESEITLSFGEQQHVVISSSEQSAPVKPIRTVSPEPSESMQVTKFQSDPYLYYSLHDKDHSFTLTATIPQDVLRAPLEQYKLWLWMVTFMSIVIIIIFSFSIYRSIHQPLSVLIRGFRMAEQGQTSVHIPSSRRDEFGYLYSRFNHMIERLHILIDENYVARIRTSEAELKHLQSQIQPHFLYNSLFSIKQMAEVENVELIQEFTDYLGQYFRYMSRDSHSEVSLGAEIDHALVYASIQKIRFGSRIQLELEDLDARYRMISIPRVIIQPIVENVFEHALAKRSQGGTLQLSYQQVQGYLSIRIEDDGDQLTDETLNYLQSAFEETERKHGNEEITGLMNVNQRLRIKFGAAYGLTAQRSELGGLCILVKIPWKGE; via the coding sequence TTGCGATTCATCCGGGGGAGATGGAGGGAGTCATCCATTGTTGTCAAACTGATGATTGCTTTTGTACTGGTCATTCTACCCTTGTATGGGATAAGCATTATGATTACGCAAGTCAGCTCCAAACAAATGCAGACGGAGGTGGAGAAGGCGCATGAATCCAAATTGTACTTCTACCATAATCATCTGCAATTCGAATTGGAGCGAATGAGTGCGCTGGTGACCGAATTTTCATTTGATGAACCCATGTCCACGCTAAGTACACGAGCCGCGATTATGAGCAGGTATGAAGTTACGTCCAGTCTGAACAATATCCACAACAAGCTGAGTCAGATCATGGTAACGAGTCCTTACATTAGTGATGTCGTGTATTACGTTCCCGCTCTGCATAAACGGGTCAGTGCGGCGGACGGAATTCGGGACGTGGAGGATACCGAGTGGAAGAATCTGCTCGCCACGATGGGCAATCTGAATGGCGAATTATCGCATTCCAATAAAGATCTCTATTTCCTGAAAAGTAATCCATATAACATGAACCATGAGGAACCGCCCAATTTCATATTAGGAATACGCTTGTCTGCTGAAGAATTGAAACACCGATTGCAACAGCTGTCGGAAACGGGTGAAAGTGAGATTACACTGAGTTTCGGTGAACAGCAGCATGTGGTGATCTCTTCATCTGAGCAGTCTGCACCTGTAAAACCGATTCGAACTGTTTCGCCTGAACCGTCCGAGTCCATGCAAGTTACGAAGTTTCAATCTGATCCATATCTCTATTATTCATTACATGATAAGGATCACTCGTTCACGCTGACAGCCACTATTCCACAAGATGTGCTTAGGGCACCACTGGAACAATACAAATTGTGGTTATGGATGGTGACCTTTATGTCGATTGTCATCATTATCATCTTCTCGTTTTCAATTTACAGATCGATTCATCAACCTTTATCGGTACTTATTCGAGGATTCAGAATGGCAGAGCAGGGCCAGACAAGCGTACATATTCCTTCATCCAGAAGGGATGAATTCGGCTATTTGTACTCTCGATTCAACCATATGATAGAGCGCTTACATATTTTGATCGATGAGAATTATGTTGCACGGATTCGAACAAGTGAGGCAGAACTCAAACATCTGCAATCCCAGATTCAACCTCACTTTTTATACAACAGTCTGTTCAGCATCAAGCAAATGGCGGAAGTGGAGAATGTGGAGCTCATTCAGGAATTCACCGACTATCTGGGTCAATATTTCAGATACATGTCCCGGGATTCCCATAGCGAAGTATCGTTAGGGGCTGAGATTGACCATGCGCTGGTCTATGCATCGATTCAGAAAATTCGGTTTGGTTCCAGGATTCAATTGGAATTGGAGGATCTGGATGCGAGGTACAGAATGATTTCGATTCCCAGAGTCATCATCCAGCCAATCGTAGAAAATGTGTTCGAGCATGCACTTGCGAAGCGTAGTCAGGGAGGTACTCTACAGCTTTCATACCAACAAGTCCAGGGATACCTGTCCATTCGTATTGAGGATGATGGGGATCAATTAACAGATGAAACCTTGAATTACCTGCAATCTGCCTTCGAGGAAACAGAGCGGAAACATGGAAACGAAGAGATAACCGGACTCATGAATGTGAATCAGCGCTTAAGAATCAAATTCGGGGCCGCCTATGGTCTTACAGCGCAGCGAAGTGAGCTGGGTGGGTTGTGCATTCTAGTGAAAATTCCATGGAAAGGGGAGTAG
- a CDS encoding response regulator, translating into MQRMLIVDDEPVILDGLYAFFQKANFQDMEIIKAYSAFEAIDWLNSVKIDIVLSDICMPGMDGMQLIEQIMDRWPRCKVLLLTGHNEFDYAHQAIRNPCVVDYLLKTEGMSHIRAAVERALTQISEENDFRYQAAWFRSKLPRALPQLQRQLLLDVLKRTDRHDIASLQEELDAVQLPFESDQLVIPVIIRVEEWNNYQSQADRSLIRYAVANVAEELLQDKAKVKAIDLDAQVIACFIQPQEELHSHMSTTQVGRGSQLDSWNQSLRFVYGTLESVQQSCADCLNLSVSIMVSEQAVEWIRVNQAIAQLRLSVHESPGLGMEKLLRVNIQDELPYTPSIMNQQGVVVLHLDQIKQRITSGDSEWIESFHKWTEAAKEGLQDPFFRMKTYTGAASVLIEAMHELGLYESAMEEISLSRMLHFDIHTAWSDLVIFYQSAYEWMISKRSDARLNDQSQILITIHHYIKHHLEDDLSLTRIAQEVSLNPSYLSRWYKRITGKGISDYIHDRRVERSKELLLGSSCKMHEISAKVGFSDQHYFYRFFKKATGCTPQEYRDQKS; encoded by the coding sequence ATGCAGCGGATGCTTATTGTAGATGATGAACCCGTTATTTTGGATGGACTATACGCTTTCTTTCAAAAGGCGAACTTTCAAGACATGGAGATTATTAAAGCGTACTCTGCCTTTGAAGCCATCGATTGGCTGAACTCGGTCAAGATTGATATTGTACTCAGCGACATCTGTATGCCTGGTATGGATGGTATGCAATTGATCGAGCAGATTATGGATCGGTGGCCACGATGCAAGGTTCTGTTGCTGACTGGTCATAACGAATTCGATTATGCACACCAAGCCATTCGTAACCCTTGCGTTGTGGATTACCTGTTAAAGACAGAGGGAATGAGTCACATTCGAGCTGCGGTAGAACGGGCGTTAACACAGATATCGGAAGAGAATGATTTTCGCTACCAAGCTGCATGGTTTCGTAGTAAATTGCCGCGAGCGTTGCCCCAGTTACAGCGTCAACTGTTACTGGATGTGCTTAAGCGAACGGATAGACATGATATCGCTTCACTTCAGGAAGAACTGGATGCTGTACAGCTGCCTTTTGAATCCGATCAACTCGTTATTCCTGTGATTATACGGGTAGAGGAGTGGAATAACTATCAGTCTCAGGCGGATCGTAGTCTCATCCGCTATGCGGTTGCCAATGTTGCGGAGGAGCTGCTGCAAGACAAGGCTAAGGTGAAGGCGATTGATCTGGACGCTCAGGTCATCGCGTGTTTTATTCAACCGCAGGAAGAGCTTCATTCACACATGTCTACTACACAAGTGGGACGAGGGAGTCAGCTGGACAGCTGGAATCAGAGCCTTCGTTTTGTCTATGGCACACTGGAGTCCGTGCAGCAATCCTGTGCGGACTGTCTGAACCTGTCTGTATCCATCATGGTCAGCGAGCAGGCGGTAGAGTGGATCAGGGTTAATCAGGCTATTGCGCAACTACGTCTGTCGGTTCATGAGAGTCCGGGGCTAGGGATGGAGAAGCTGCTGCGTGTCAATATCCAGGACGAATTGCCTTACACGCCTAGCATTATGAATCAACAGGGTGTGGTCGTACTGCATTTGGATCAGATCAAACAGCGAATAACCTCCGGTGACTCAGAATGGATAGAGTCTTTCCACAAATGGACCGAGGCTGCGAAGGAAGGGCTTCAAGATCCGTTCTTCCGCATGAAAACGTATACGGGTGCAGCGAGTGTACTCATTGAAGCTATGCACGAATTGGGGTTGTATGAGTCGGCAATGGAAGAAATATCGCTTTCCCGAATGCTGCATTTTGACATCCATACCGCATGGTCCGATCTGGTCATCTTTTATCAATCTGCATACGAATGGATGATCTCCAAACGAAGTGATGCCCGCCTGAATGACCAGTCACAGATTCTGATTACGATCCATCATTATATCAAGCACCATCTGGAGGATGACCTCTCACTCACACGGATCGCACAGGAAGTCTCTCTTAACCCTTCTTATCTGTCGCGTTGGTACAAACGGATTACAGGCAAAGGCATATCCGACTACATCCATGACCGCAGAGTAGAGCGAAGTAAAGAGTTGCTTCTGGGTTCTTCCTGCAAAATGCATGAAATATCGGCAAAGGTTGGATTTAGCGATCAGCATTATTTTTATCGTTTCTTCAAAAAAGCAACGGGCTGTACCCCTCAAGAGTATCGGGATCAGAAAAGTTAG
- a CDS encoding extracellular solute-binding protein → MNISFKKFSLLTLTMVLATTLAACSSGAGSAENEAEPNTQQDAGGPLTKYDPPIKLTSTMNETGKESLAQGDTHANNIWTRGYKDELGIDVTYEWIVPDANYNDKMNVTLASGDLPDVLKVSAVQFEQLHEAGMLEDLTEVYDKYASELVKEFMSAEDGAGLKPVTKDGKIYAMVSFPGSLDSSDMIWIRQDWLKKVSLEAPKSMQDVIQIAEAFTFEDPDGNGKDDTYGIALNKDLPINAFLLGYHGYLETWIKDASGQVVNGTIQPEVKEGLRELQTLYQKGVLDPEFGVKDFAKMMEDVNAGKSGMFFLPQWAPFQVSSMIKKDQNIDWMAYPVQSIDDQPAKTQNHLSLGGIFAVRKGYEHPEALVKLLNFQAEKMFGESAKEERAAYLNGLTGLGFHNATVSNLPANKNVKAQDEVEQALKTGDTSGLELEAKLFYDDIMDYRNGNLDKWHMERIFGPESSQGVIKYYRDNDLIVMNEFIYAPTRTMNTKQATLDKLRAETFLKIIYGNLSIDEFDNFVANWKKLGGDQITQEVNDTIAAN, encoded by the coding sequence ATGAATATATCATTCAAGAAGTTCTCATTATTAACGTTAACCATGGTGCTGGCCACCACGCTTGCAGCCTGTTCGTCTGGTGCGGGAAGTGCCGAGAATGAAGCTGAGCCGAACACACAGCAGGATGCAGGAGGACCACTTACGAAATATGACCCACCCATTAAATTGACTTCCACCATGAATGAAACGGGGAAAGAATCGCTCGCCCAAGGAGATACACACGCCAATAACATCTGGACTAGAGGGTACAAGGATGAACTTGGTATTGATGTAACGTACGAATGGATTGTTCCGGATGCCAATTATAACGATAAGATGAATGTCACGCTCGCGAGTGGTGATCTGCCGGATGTACTGAAAGTGAGCGCTGTTCAATTCGAACAACTTCATGAAGCGGGAATGCTGGAAGATCTGACCGAAGTATATGACAAGTATGCATCCGAACTGGTGAAGGAGTTCATGTCCGCTGAAGATGGAGCAGGTTTGAAACCGGTAACGAAGGATGGCAAAATATACGCCATGGTGAGCTTCCCAGGCTCGCTGGATTCCTCGGATATGATCTGGATTCGTCAGGACTGGCTGAAAAAGGTCAGTCTTGAAGCGCCCAAGTCCATGCAGGATGTCATCCAGATTGCAGAAGCCTTTACCTTCGAAGATCCAGACGGAAATGGCAAAGACGATACGTATGGCATTGCCTTGAACAAGGATTTGCCTATCAATGCGTTCTTGCTTGGCTATCATGGTTATCTCGAAACCTGGATTAAGGATGCTTCAGGTCAAGTCGTGAACGGAACGATCCAACCGGAAGTGAAAGAAGGATTGCGTGAGCTTCAGACTCTCTATCAGAAGGGGGTACTTGATCCCGAATTTGGCGTGAAGGATTTTGCTAAAATGATGGAGGATGTGAATGCAGGCAAGTCAGGCATGTTCTTCCTGCCACAATGGGCACCTTTTCAGGTTAGCAGCATGATTAAGAAAGACCAGAACATCGACTGGATGGCTTACCCGGTTCAATCGATTGATGATCAGCCAGCCAAAACACAGAATCATCTTAGTCTGGGCGGTATATTTGCCGTTCGCAAAGGCTACGAGCATCCAGAAGCGTTAGTTAAGCTGCTCAATTTCCAGGCTGAAAAAATGTTTGGTGAGTCTGCCAAGGAAGAACGGGCTGCTTATTTGAACGGACTGACGGGTCTTGGTTTTCATAATGCGACGGTCTCCAATCTGCCAGCCAACAAAAATGTGAAAGCACAGGATGAAGTAGAGCAGGCGCTCAAGACAGGAGATACGTCCGGACTGGAACTCGAAGCGAAGCTGTTCTATGACGATATTATGGATTATCGGAATGGAAATCTCGACAAGTGGCACATGGAGCGCATCTTTGGTCCAGAGAGTTCACAAGGTGTTATTAAATACTATCGGGATAATGACTTGATTGTCATGAATGAATTCATCTACGCACCAACGAGAACAATGAATACGAAGCAAGCTACACTGGATAAACTGAGAGCCGAGACGTTTCTGAAAATCATCTATGGTAACTTGTCGATAGACGAGTTCGATAACTTCGTTGCCAATTGGAAGAAACTTGGTGGAGATCAGATCACACAGGAAGTGAATGATACCATCGCTGCTAACTAA
- a CDS encoding TrmB family transcriptional regulator: protein MLQKFGFTQYESQVYEAIFAQDEPLDATSIVNHSNVPKAKIYEVLNRLIDKGTVLTTMDGKKKLYMAVDLQSIIHKIKADFEKDIEELKSYKIKRTFTDEHIWTLKDESSIASNIEQLIEEADSSILFLAWNERMEKYRELLEQKEQQGVYVEVLAVGGMETSLTRKYSLIPLLDAPEPSQLLIVDHAYLLFAGVEHDSWRAIKTMSKPIVKAMTDYFYHDVALTQITKKYGDQLLQDAEIERLLTRLIY from the coding sequence ATGTTGCAGAAATTCGGGTTTACACAATATGAAAGTCAGGTATATGAGGCTATATTTGCGCAGGATGAACCACTTGATGCCACATCCATTGTTAATCACTCCAACGTTCCCAAAGCCAAGATCTATGAAGTGCTCAACCGGCTGATCGACAAGGGAACGGTGCTGACAACGATGGATGGGAAGAAAAAACTATATATGGCAGTGGATCTTCAGTCCATTATTCATAAGATCAAGGCTGATTTTGAGAAAGATATTGAGGAATTGAAGAGTTACAAAATCAAACGTACCTTCACGGACGAGCATATCTGGACGTTGAAGGATGAGTCATCCATTGCTTCGAATATTGAACAGCTTATCGAGGAAGCAGACTCATCCATTCTTTTTCTGGCCTGGAATGAGCGAATGGAGAAATATCGTGAACTGCTGGAGCAGAAGGAACAACAGGGAGTATATGTTGAAGTGCTTGCTGTTGGGGGTATGGAGACATCCTTAACCCGGAAATACTCGTTGATTCCATTACTTGATGCGCCGGAACCTTCACAGCTGCTCATTGTAGATCATGCCTATTTGTTGTTTGCTGGTGTGGAACACGATTCATGGAGAGCCATCAAAACGATGTCCAAACCGATTGTCAAAGCCATGACCGATTATTTCTATCATGATGTTGCGCTTACTCAAATTACGAAAAAATACGGTGATCAATTGTTACAAGATGCTGAAATCGAGCGACTGTTAACCAGGTTGATCTATTAA
- a CDS encoding MFS transporter, with amino-acid sequence MNKKVYVLAIAAFVVGTVELILGGILDLIATDLHLSLAKAGYLISIFSLVYALSAPILLNMTARFERKKVYMCTLFVFLISNLISAFSTSFYMLMAGRALGAATGSLIFVLSLTLAARIVEPQYKGRAVGIITMGGSASLILGVPLGIFVGNMAGWREVFILIAVLTAVVMVAIWIAMDRVQPIPAVSLKKQLTALWNPKMLAIHATTLLVLAGHLTLYAYFTPFLQETLGASATMVTFIYMMFGIAAVAGGGIGGMLSDRLHPAKAIVIVLIPFIVSMAVIPFSVGLPLIAFLLLLSIWSALSWTVTPVQNSLIIKTSPETAETLISTNSGIAHAGIALGTYIGGIVIDHSSILNTGWVGSVLILLGLVSAIYAISVKEKTVQAVA; translated from the coding sequence ATGAATAAGAAAGTATACGTGCTTGCTATTGCAGCATTTGTGGTCGGAACCGTTGAATTGATTTTGGGCGGCATTCTGGACCTAATTGCTACAGATCTTCATCTTTCACTGGCGAAAGCCGGGTATTTAATTTCTATTTTCTCACTGGTCTATGCATTGTCTGCACCGATCTTATTAAATATGACGGCCAGATTTGAACGTAAAAAAGTATATATGTGTACGTTGTTTGTATTTCTGATCAGTAATCTAATCTCTGCATTCAGTACCAGTTTTTATATGCTGATGGCGGGTAGAGCACTCGGAGCCGCAACGGGTTCACTTATATTTGTACTCTCCCTGACACTTGCAGCGCGCATTGTGGAACCACAGTATAAAGGACGCGCCGTGGGGATCATAACCATGGGAGGCAGCGCATCACTTATCCTTGGTGTACCACTTGGTATCTTTGTAGGCAACATGGCAGGCTGGCGTGAGGTGTTTATATTGATTGCTGTTCTGACCGCAGTGGTTATGGTAGCGATCTGGATTGCAATGGACCGTGTGCAGCCGATTCCTGCTGTATCCCTGAAGAAACAGCTTACGGCGCTGTGGAATCCGAAAATGTTGGCAATCCATGCTACGACTTTGCTGGTACTCGCCGGTCACTTGACTTTATATGCGTATTTCACGCCATTTCTGCAAGAAACGCTGGGAGCCAGCGCGACGATGGTTACCTTTATCTATATGATGTTTGGTATCGCCGCTGTGGCAGGGGGAGGCATCGGAGGCATGTTATCTGATCGTCTGCATCCTGCTAAAGCGATTGTCATTGTGCTGATTCCCTTTATCGTGAGTATGGCTGTCATTCCGTTCAGCGTAGGATTGCCTTTGATCGCCTTCTTGCTGCTGTTAAGCATCTGGAGTGCACTGAGCTGGACCGTTACGCCCGTTCAGAATAGTCTCATTATCAAAACTTCACCGGAGACAGCAGAAACGCTAATCAGCACTAATTCAGGTATTGCACATGCAGGTATTGCACTGGGGACCTATATCGGTGGTATAGTTATCGATCATTCATCGATTCTGAACACCGGATGGGTTGGTTCTGTTCTGATTTTGCTTGGTTTGGTGTCTGCCATCTATGCCATTAGCGTTAAGGAAAAAACCGTTCAGGCGGTTGCTTAG